AACGTGTCGCCGGGCGTGTTCCGGTCGCCCTCGTACGCGGTCACGCTCGCCCGCGCCTTTCCCGGGGAGCGGTGGAAGCCGTCCACCGTGACCGTGGTGGCCGGCGAGGCCGAGCGCTGGAGCACGTGCCCGCCGTAGACGTGGACGGAGCGCCGCTCGGGGGCCTTCACCGGGTCCGGGCCCGGGAAGCGGTGGACGACGGTGAGGGACCAGCCGGCGACGCAGCCCTTGCCGTTCGGCGCCCACACCCCGCCCACGCCGACCGCCACCGGCGCGCTCGTCCCCGAGACGCCCGCGAAGGCGGCGGTCACGTCGGACTCGCCCGTGTAGTAGTGCGGCCCGCCGGTGTCGGCCGGGTCGACGACCATGCTGTCGATCGAGACCGGCGCGGCCGGCTTCCCGCCGACCGCGAGCAGCGGGGCCGTGGTCGCCGGGTCGCCGGGGGAGCGCTCGACGTCCGCGCCGGACAGGTCGCAGCGGTTCAGCCGCGCCCCGCCGGGACCCCGGTACGTGCCGTCGTTGCCGCCCCAGGAGAGGCGGGCGTAGGCCACCTCGGCGCCCTCGGGGATCCGGACCCGGCCGGTGCTGGAGCCGTACGCCGCGCCGGTGCCGTCGGTGTCGAGGCGCCGCATGACGAAGGTGTTGTTGTTGTCGGCGCCCTCGCCCTTCGTGGCGGCGGCGCAGCGGGCCGCCGGGTCGGCGGGGGCGGTCGGGCAGCCCATGACCGTGTTGCCGACGGTGGTGAAGTCCCCGTACAGGGACTCCTGGTACCGCTCCCCGAAGGGTTCGACGACATCGGCGGCGGCCGGGCCGGGCGCCGCCAGGGGGAGGGCGGCCGCGGCGAGGAGGCCCGCCGCGAGCACCCCGGCGGGGTGAGATCGTACGAAGCGCATAAAAGGGCAATGTAGGCAAAGCGCACTATGTGGTGGCGTTACGCCACGCGGCGGTGCACCCGCTCCCTCCCCGGCCCCGCCGCCCCTCGCCGCCCCTCACCGATCCGGCCGGCCCCACCGGCATCTCCGGCCCCACCGACCCCGCCGGCATCACCGGCCCCACCGGCCCCTCAGGCCACGCGCCGCCGCGCGTACTCCGCTATCTCGGCCATCGGCGGGCGCTCCTCCGTGTCCACCGCGTACGTCCGCGGCTCGAAGCCCTTCTCCCCCCGCTCGAACTGCGTCAGCTGCGGGCGCACGAGATGGCCCCGGGAGAGCCGCAGCTGCGCCGTCCGGTAGATCGCCGCCGCCATCCGGCCCAGCGCCTGGCCGTCCTGGTGCCGGTGCTTGCGGACCCCCACGTCCACCTGCGCGAGCGCGTCCAGGCCCACCGTGTGCAGCGCGTCGACGAGGAGGCCCAGCTCCACTCCGTAACCGACGGGGAAGGGCAGCCGTTCGAGCAGCGAGCGGCGTGCCGCGTACTCGCCGCCCAGCGGCTGCACGAAGCCGGCCAGCCGCGGCCAGTGCAGATTGAGCAGCGGGCGCGCCACCAGCTCCGTCACCCGGCCGCCCTGACCAGGGGTGCCGGCGAAGGGGCGGTCGTACATCGCCTTCACGAAGTCCACGTCCGGGTCGGTGAGCAGCGGGCCCACGATCCCCGTGACGAAGTCCGCGGAGAAGTCCCTCAGGTCCGCGTCGACGAAGCAGACCACGTCCCCGCTCGTCACCATGAGTGAGCGCCACAGGACCTCGCCCTTGCCCGGGACGGCCGGGATGCGGGGGAGTACGTCGTCCCGCGCGACCACCCGTGCGCCGGCCGCGGCCGCGACCTCGGCCGTGCGGTCCGTGGAGCCCGAGTCGATCACCACCAGCTCGTCGACCAGCGGCACCGCCTCGGTCATCAGCTCGCGCCGGATCACGCTGACGATGTCCCCGACGGTCGCCTCCTCGTTCAGCGCGGGCAGCACCACGCTGACCTTCGTCCCCCGCTTGGCGGCGAGCACCCGTTCCAGGGGGCGGTCGGACACGGACCAGGACCGCCGGGTCAGCCAGCGCTCCACTTCTTCCAGCAACGTGATCTCCATCTCGCGGATCGGACGACCGTCTCCACCTTCGAAGCCTTCGGTTACAGTCTTGAACAACGCGGAGGCCCGATGCATGTCGGGGTCCCACCCGCGTCCCACAATCGAATACCGCTCATCCAGAGGGGCAGAGGGATACGGCCCGTTGAAGCCCCGGCAACCCTCCAGTCGGTTTGTCTTGCGCCAGCGAGGCCCCCGGCTAGGGAAGGTGCCAAATCCGTCTCATGGCGAAATGCGCCATGAGGAAGATGAGGAGAAAGGGCCTCGCCTCCATGGCTGTACAGACTGTCGCACCCGCCGCTGCCGACAACGCCGCCCCCGCCGTCGACCTCGGTCCCGCGTCCGGGCTTTCCTGCCGCGAGTGCGGCGAGGTCTTCGCCCTCGGCCCGATCTTCGCCTGCGAGCTGTGTTTCGGCCCCCTCGAAGTGGCCTACGACCTGCCGGCCGGCGACCCCGAGGAGCTGCGGAAGCGGATCGAGGCCGGCCCCGCGAACATCTGGCGGTACGCGCCCCTGCTGCCCGTCCCGGCCGACGTCGCCGAGAAGCCGAACCTGAACCCCGGCTGGACCCCGCTCGTCAAGGCCGACAACCTGGCCCGCGAGATCGGCGTCGCCCCCGGCAGGCTCTTCGTCAAGGACGACTCCGGCAACCCGACGCACTCCTTCAAGGACCGGGTCGTCGCCCAGGCCATCGAGGCCGCC
The Streptomyces roseofulvus genome window above contains:
- a CDS encoding glucosyl-3-phosphoglycerate synthase, with amino-acid sequence MLEEVERWLTRRSWSVSDRPLERVLAAKRGTKVSVVLPALNEEATVGDIVSVIRRELMTEAVPLVDELVVIDSGSTDRTAEVAAAAGARVVARDDVLPRIPAVPGKGEVLWRSLMVTSGDVVCFVDADLRDFSADFVTGIVGPLLTDPDVDFVKAMYDRPFAGTPGQGGRVTELVARPLLNLHWPRLAGFVQPLGGEYAARRSLLERLPFPVGYGVELGLLVDALHTVGLDALAQVDVGVRKHRHQDGQALGRMAAAIYRTAQLRLSRGHLVRPQLTQFERGEKGFEPRTYAVDTEERPPMAEIAEYARRRVA